The Ignatzschineria rhizosphaerae genome contains a region encoding:
- a CDS encoding YfgM family protein, with amino-acid sequence MALNQYETDEQRAEVLIDWLKRNVGYLLFLVVLVVGSIAGVEFYKSHTVSKANATFDSYEAFLAKYDNAPVDAAMSEKLVADNDGVYQVFSAMLLAKEAHDAGELNTAETLLTSALTNADDEGLKALLQYRLAIVQFDQGNNEVALESLKQVQAVEFLGLRKVLEGDIYLSMGRTQDAKISYEEALNSDIVPDGALNKLNRLSAQ; translated from the coding sequence ATGGCTTTAAATCAATACGAAACAGATGAACAACGTGCAGAAGTCCTCATTGATTGGCTTAAACGTAATGTCGGATATCTCTTATTTTTAGTGGTGTTGGTTGTGGGTTCTATTGCAGGTGTTGAGTTTTATAAAAGTCACACCGTCAGTAAAGCGAATGCCACGTTTGATAGTTATGAGGCGTTTCTTGCTAAATATGACAATGCCCCTGTAGACGCTGCAATGAGCGAAAAACTGGTGGCTGATAATGACGGTGTTTACCAAGTCTTTTCAGCAATGCTTTTAGCAAAAGAGGCGCACGATGCGGGAGAATTAAACACCGCTGAAACACTTTTAACTTCAGCGCTTACAAATGCTGATGATGAAGGCTTAAAAGCGTTACTACAGTATCGTTTAGCGATTGTTCAGTTTGATCAAGGCAATAATGAGGTCGCTTTAGAATCTTTAAAGCAGGTTCAAGCGGTAGAGTTTTTAGGGTTAAGAAAGGTGCTTGAGGGCGATATTTATCTATCGATGGGGCGCACACAAGATGCTAAGATATCTTATGAAGAAGCGTTAAATAGTGATATTGTTCCAGATGGCGCTTTGAATAAACTCAATCGCTTAAGTGCACAATAG
- the ndk gene encoding nucleoside-diphosphate kinase — MSKQQTLSIIKPDAVAKNVVGAIYSRFEAAGFKIVAAKMTHLTREEAEGFYAVHKERPFFNDLVEFMISGPVVISVLEGDNVIVKHREILGATNPKEAAAGTIRHDYADSIDANAVHGSDAPETAAVEIEYFFGPNAVAAPKVCA, encoded by the coding sequence ATGAGCAAACAACAGACTTTATCAATCATTAAGCCAGATGCAGTTGCAAAAAACGTTGTCGGTGCAATCTATTCACGTTTTGAAGCAGCAGGTTTTAAAATCGTTGCAGCAAAAATGACCCATTTAACACGTGAAGAAGCTGAAGGTTTCTACGCTGTTCATAAAGAGCGTCCTTTCTTCAACGACTTAGTTGAATTCATGATCTCAGGTCCAGTTGTGATCTCTGTTTTAGAAGGTGATAACGTGATTGTTAAGCATCGTGAAATCTTAGGTGCAACAAACCCTAAAGAAGCAGCAGCAGGTACAATCCGTCACGATTACGCAGACTCAATTGATGCAAATGCTGTTCACGGTTCAGATGCGCCTGAAACTGCAGCAGTTGAAATCGAATACTTCTTTGGCCCTAACGCAGTAGCAGCACCAAAAGTGTGTGCATAA
- a CDS encoding helix-turn-helix domain-containing protein, with protein MNAQELGEKLKAARLEKKLSVEQVSRVLSLRPSLVTALENGNYREIGALLYVKNYLRKYGKFLGIDANEIECDLEQLTVAVDPKSQGFYETLKVKHEAAEKKRSNHFKYYLLFVMIVIAIFAYLYQSGVIPSPFKERFSSGGKEEVSLPNERLPSLELEYNLRGNEVTAREELSFEDLLIDSAKQQQNSMIEEFHFDESLTSLEEDAALGALNEDLHLVLLNKENELIVNEESPPEISKSRYKASGKFEVLGTALRYYAPLLSVTALPLIDLGSSNVSGRFMAPKKHINYFYAAPSDIRLGLEMPKIVSDKMNQRMKEVLSLYDRESGFYPFIYQTVLAFRLEGWKAQLANLTQKIETKERFLASGTDEVPLNVKEEAAENSLLEKLLVEASLLEEKITYNSDYLAKKAVFKIVAEDITTLDIKDPKGRVITNRVMKRGDEYQLEGQGIYDVYLGNPAVIDKITVNGKMIPEYYYRPLTEEAVSIRFSLNSEQYR; from the coding sequence ATGAATGCTCAAGAGTTAGGCGAAAAGCTAAAAGCAGCAAGACTTGAGAAAAAATTGTCTGTCGAGCAAGTATCTAGAGTACTTTCGTTAAGACCTTCATTAGTGACCGCTCTTGAAAATGGAAATTACCGTGAAATTGGCGCTTTACTTTATGTGAAGAATTATCTGCGCAAATATGGGAAGTTTTTAGGCATTGATGCAAATGAGATAGAGTGTGATTTAGAGCAATTAACGGTGGCTGTGGATCCTAAAAGCCAAGGTTTTTATGAGACTTTAAAGGTCAAGCATGAAGCTGCTGAAAAGAAGCGCTCTAATCATTTTAAATATTATCTGCTCTTTGTAATGATCGTCATTGCTATTTTTGCTTATCTTTATCAAAGTGGGGTGATTCCCTCACCTTTTAAAGAGCGTTTTTCATCAGGCGGTAAGGAGGAAGTGTCACTTCCTAATGAGCGTTTGCCCTCATTAGAGCTTGAGTATAATCTACGTGGAAATGAGGTTACGGCAAGGGAAGAGTTGAGTTTTGAGGATCTTTTAATTGATTCTGCAAAGCAGCAACAAAATTCCATGATTGAGGAGTTTCACTTTGATGAATCTTTAACATCTTTGGAAGAAGATGCAGCGCTTGGGGCGCTTAATGAAGATCTACATTTGGTGCTTCTTAATAAAGAGAATGAGTTGATCGTTAATGAAGAGAGCCCTCCTGAGATCAGTAAGTCTCGATATAAAGCTTCTGGGAAGTTTGAAGTTTTAGGAACCGCTTTAAGATATTATGCGCCGTTACTCTCAGTAACGGCTTTGCCACTTATTGATCTTGGCTCAAGTAATGTTTCTGGTCGTTTTATGGCCCCTAAAAAACATATTAATTATTTTTATGCAGCCCCTTCTGATATTCGATTAGGGCTTGAGATGCCAAAAATTGTTTCTGATAAAATGAATCAACGTATGAAAGAGGTATTATCACTTTATGATCGGGAAAGTGGGTTTTATCCTTTTATTTATCAGACAGTCTTAGCGTTTCGTTTAGAGGGCTGGAAAGCGCAGTTAGCAAATCTTACTCAAAAAATTGAAACTAAAGAGCGATTTTTAGCTTCAGGTACAGATGAGGTGCCGCTAAATGTTAAAGAAGAGGCTGCTGAAAATAGTCTTTTAGAGAAGCTTTTAGTGGAAGCTTCGCTCTTGGAAGAAAAAATCACCTATAATAGCGACTACCTTGCTAAAAAGGCGGTCTTTAAAATTGTGGCTGAAGATATTACAACTTTAGATATTAAAGACCCTAAAGGGCGCGTAATTACTAACAGAGTGATGAAAAGAGGGGATGAGTATCAGCTTGAGGGGCAGGGAATTTACGATGTTTATTTAGGAAACCCTGCAGTTATTGATAAAATAACGGTTAACGGAAAGATGATTCCGGAGTATTATTATAGGCCTTTAACAGAAGAGGCTGTTTCTATTCGATTTTCCCTTAATTCTGAACAGTATCGCTAG
- the hisS gene encoding histidine--tRNA ligase codes for MSKKINALRGMHDVLPSEIGYWQMIEGHLRSLFQEYGYTEIRTPMMEETRLFTRSIGEVTDIVEKEMYTFPDQNDNLSLTLRPEMTASIVRAGVQHGLFYNQTQKLWQIGPAFRYERPQKGRYRQFHQADIEIFGIETPDADAEMLAMLARFWKRLGIENEVKLEINSMGTAECRKVYREKLIAYFEGFKDQLDEDSTRRLYTNPLRILDSKNPDLNEMITNAPKLLDHLDDESKAHFDTLCAQLDILGIKYVINPRIVRGMDYYTRTVFEWTTTKLGSQGTVCGGGRYDKMVEELGGRETPAIGFGMGMERLILLCQACEVSANESSPLLTTVFLGEKASLQGLGLIEEIRDEMPHILISANLGGGSMKSQMKKADRSGAKYALIMGDDELDKDIVILKDLRTDGEQTAVSRDELSKFLQNNL; via the coding sequence ATGAGTAAAAAAATAAATGCTTTGCGTGGAATGCACGATGTTCTTCCCTCTGAAATTGGCTATTGGCAGATGATCGAAGGTCATCTTCGCTCGCTATTTCAAGAGTATGGATATACAGAGATCCGTACGCCGATGATGGAAGAAACGCGTCTTTTTACCCGCTCGATTGGTGAAGTGACAGATATCGTTGAAAAAGAGATGTACACTTTTCCAGATCAAAACGATAACTTGAGCTTAACGCTTCGTCCTGAAATGACAGCGAGTATCGTTAGAGCAGGTGTTCAGCATGGGCTTTTTTATAATCAGACTCAAAAGCTTTGGCAAATAGGGCCGGCATTTCGTTATGAGCGTCCTCAGAAAGGGCGCTATCGTCAATTTCATCAAGCAGATATTGAAATTTTTGGAATTGAAACTCCCGATGCAGATGCTGAAATGCTCGCAATGCTTGCACGTTTTTGGAAGCGTTTAGGAATTGAGAATGAAGTGAAGCTTGAGATTAACTCAATGGGAACTGCTGAATGTCGTAAAGTATATCGTGAGAAGTTGATTGCTTATTTTGAAGGGTTTAAAGATCAGTTAGATGAAGATTCTACAAGACGCCTTTATACCAATCCGCTTCGCATTTTAGATTCTAAAAACCCCGATCTCAATGAGATGATCACCAATGCACCTAAACTCTTAGATCATCTTGATGATGAATCTAAAGCACACTTTGATACACTTTGTGCACAATTAGATATTTTAGGGATAAAATATGTGATTAATCCAAGAATTGTTCGGGGGATGGATTATTATACTCGTACAGTTTTTGAGTGGACCACAACGAAATTAGGCTCTCAAGGTACAGTTTGTGGTGGTGGTCGTTACGATAAGATGGTAGAAGAGCTTGGTGGGCGAGAAACGCCTGCAATTGGCTTTGGAATGGGCATGGAGCGATTAATTCTCCTATGTCAGGCTTGTGAGGTTTCAGCGAATGAGTCTTCTCCACTTTTAACAACCGTATTTTTAGGAGAGAAAGCATCTCTTCAAGGGCTTGGATTAATTGAGGAGATTCGTGATGAAATGCCTCATATCCTCATTAGCGCTAATTTAGGTGGCGGTAGTATGAAGTCACAAATGAAAAAAGCTGATCGTTCAGGCGCTAAATATGCTTTAATTATGGGCGATGATGAATTAGATAAGGATATCGTGATTCTTAAAGATCTTCGTACAGATGGGGAACAAACAGCGGTTTCTCGCGACGAGCTTTCGAAATTTTTACAAAATAATTTATAA
- a CDS encoding ABC transporter substrate-binding protein, protein MASADYVVIPKGEGHSCRRIVSVSPALSDMMTELKLDDRIVGATRYCQLPPSSDRQIVGGYFDLNFEKVVSLKPDIVFLEGTSTNPVSQKLDALGIKNRVFSLDTLDEMEAAKQEIGHYCEGEVVIGGDTLRDYLAGFVPKDRVGLAKPRVLILYNHGDNAARILPRLAAGRSFHGELLETLSMENVYLGSLNAPELTREAIALLNPEWILILNGGIGSVDTARDALEIAQIKPRWEFLSSVDAVQNHRVYEIKGFYTQIPSVTAMRRLGRVFAELVYGKNES, encoded by the coding sequence ATGGCATCGGCGGATTATGTCGTCATTCCTAAAGGCGAAGGTCATAGCTGCCGGCGAATCGTATCAGTATCGCCAGCGCTTAGCGATATGATGACGGAGCTTAAGTTAGATGATCGAATTGTTGGTGCCACACGTTATTGTCAATTACCCCCATCTTCAGATCGGCAAATTGTTGGGGGATATTTTGATCTTAATTTTGAAAAAGTGGTCTCTTTAAAGCCGGATATTGTCTTTTTAGAAGGGACATCAACAAATCCTGTTTCTCAAAAGCTTGATGCTTTAGGGATTAAAAATCGTGTATTTTCTTTAGATACATTAGATGAGATGGAAGCTGCTAAGCAAGAGATTGGGCATTATTGTGAAGGGGAAGTTGTCATTGGGGGGGATACCTTACGAGATTATTTAGCAGGTTTTGTTCCTAAAGATCGTGTTGGTCTTGCAAAGCCTAGAGTACTAATACTTTATAATCATGGGGATAATGCCGCAAGAATCTTACCTAGATTGGCTGCAGGTAGAAGTTTTCATGGAGAGTTATTAGAGACTTTATCGATGGAGAATGTTTATCTCGGCTCCCTTAATGCCCCAGAGCTAACCCGAGAGGCGATTGCGCTTTTAAACCCTGAGTGGATACTCATTTTAAATGGCGGTATTGGTAGTGTTGATACGGCGCGTGATGCGTTAGAGATAGCGCAAATTAAACCTCGTTGGGAGTTTTTATCATCTGTAGATGCGGTGCAAAATCACCGAGTCTATGAAATTAAAGGGTTTTATACCCAGATTCCATCGGTGACAGCAATGCGTAGATTAGGGCGAGTATTTGCAGAATTAGTTTACGGAAAAAATGAGTCTTAA
- a CDS encoding tetratricopeptide repeat protein, protein MILNQQNGTIFRTFRRYLGKSTIVVALSGCSMVEIPFLSSNQEVIDISMLSEAQQKHYELSLHYIDSAHYDVAETKLLSLVEEYPDFPDAYNALGVIYERRGRVTESGKAFYRAIALNPDYSIAVNNYGDLKCYVAGGEEIEQNAVEARDRRVKSRLYTAATKCYISKNHFSKGREAVEQAIKLDDRYALSYLYLAKIQYHDQQYQDAKQSINQFNDLNGYTKESAQLGYSINRSLKDQQEMTKYQHVLKTQFNGEI, encoded by the coding sequence ATGATCTTGAATCAGCAAAATGGTACTATCTTTAGGACTTTTAGACGATATTTAGGAAAGAGTACTATTGTTGTTGCGCTATCTGGCTGCTCAATGGTGGAGATCCCTTTTTTATCTTCTAATCAGGAAGTCATCGATATATCGATGTTATCTGAAGCGCAACAAAAACATTATGAATTAAGTTTACATTATATTGATTCAGCGCATTACGATGTTGCGGAAACTAAATTATTATCTCTGGTGGAAGAATACCCTGATTTTCCAGATGCTTATAATGCATTAGGGGTGATCTACGAGCGTCGGGGGCGAGTAACTGAGAGCGGGAAGGCTTTTTATAGAGCCATCGCATTAAATCCTGATTATAGTATTGCGGTTAATAATTATGGTGATTTAAAATGTTATGTTGCCGGAGGTGAGGAGATTGAGCAAAATGCAGTTGAGGCAAGAGATCGACGAGTAAAATCTCGACTATATACTGCGGCTACGAAATGTTATATTAGTAAGAATCATTTTTCAAAAGGGCGAGAAGCTGTGGAACAAGCGATAAAGCTTGACGATCGCTATGCGCTCAGTTATCTCTATTTAGCAAAGATTCAATATCACGATCAGCAATATCAGGATGCTAAACAGTCGATTAATCAATTTAATGATCTTAACGGTTACACTAAAGAGAGTGCGCAATTAGGGTATTCCATTAACCGTTCTTTAAAAGATCAACAAGAGATGACAAAGTATCAGCATGTGCTTAAAACACAGTTTAACGGGGAAATATAG
- a CDS encoding FecCD family ABC transporter permease has protein sequence MVQDLKNSSTRQNEKGVGLLDSLYRRHFWVMIVIVSMSLLSLIIAPMFGLTFLTPWSQGSDIFWQMRVPRTLAAWLVGAGLSLSGLVFQAILRNPLAEPFTLGVAAGASLGAAIYIYFGVTLTLGVISGISFFAFIGAGLITVMIYQVNFRSGHSPFKLLLMGVILTFFISSILMLLQSLGKSSSALAMMSWMMGRLSFVSLMDLYQLLGVTILCFALIYRYLPELNLLQQGEVVALSRGVNSGRVMGLLFLIVSLMTGVFVAIAGPIGFVGMVIPHVSRKLLGADHRRLFLAVIFLGGFVLVVADTLGSMILKPAEIPVGVVTAIFGAPFFLFVLLREGRVQKFIAPKDNN, from the coding sequence ATGGTGCAAGATTTGAAAAATAGTTCAACTAGGCAAAATGAAAAAGGGGTAGGTTTACTTGATAGCCTTTATCGCCGGCATTTTTGGGTGATGATTGTGATTGTCAGCATGAGCCTTCTATCTCTTATCATTGCGCCGATGTTTGGCTTAACGTTTTTAACCCCTTGGAGTCAAGGGAGTGATATTTTTTGGCAAATGCGAGTCCCTCGGACGCTTGCAGCATGGCTTGTTGGCGCTGGTTTATCATTATCTGGCTTAGTTTTTCAAGCAATATTACGTAACCCTTTAGCAGAGCCTTTTACCTTAGGCGTTGCTGCAGGTGCAAGTCTTGGGGCTGCGATCTATATCTATTTTGGCGTTACATTAACTCTTGGTGTAATTAGTGGTATTAGCTTTTTTGCTTTTATAGGCGCGGGGTTAATTACGGTAATGATCTATCAGGTGAATTTTCGTAGTGGGCATTCTCCTTTTAAATTATTGTTGATGGGCGTGATTTTAACGTTTTTTATCTCAAGTATTTTAATGTTACTGCAATCACTTGGAAAATCCTCCTCAGCCCTTGCCATGATGAGTTGGATGATGGGACGCTTATCTTTTGTTTCCTTGATGGATCTTTATCAGCTACTTGGTGTCACGATTCTCTGTTTTGCCTTAATTTACCGCTATCTGCCGGAATTAAACCTCTTACAACAAGGCGAGGTAGTTGCGTTATCACGAGGTGTTAATAGCGGGAGAGTGATGGGGCTGCTCTTTTTGATTGTCAGTTTAATGACCGGCGTTTTTGTAGCAATTGCCGGCCCTATAGGTTTTGTGGGAATGGTCATCCCCCATGTTTCCCGTAAATTGTTAGGCGCAGATCATCGAAGGTTATTTCTAGCCGTGATTTTTTTAGGAGGCTTTGTGCTAGTGGTAGCGGATACTTTAGGATCTATGATATTAAAGCCTGCTGAAATTCCTGTAGGGGTTGTTACGGCAATTTTTGGGGCACCATTTTTTCTTTTTGTTTTGCTTCGAGAAGGGCGAGTACAGAAATTTATAGCCCCTAAAGATAATAACTAG
- a CDS encoding TonB-dependent receptor plug domain-containing protein, with protein MMLQQFSKKAIALALLSALSLSYSVADQRVETTENDDEIIFTANRSASLVSEVGSQSVVITGQEIQNRQYHTATEALMHQPGVILSQNGINGPSSLFIRGAESKNTLVLVDGVPLGDAMGTGRIVDFGLLGALLDVNRIEVLKGPQSALYGSSAMGGVVQIFTNNLNQSGTKLRLMAGSKGTIQTSATTAGQVGDFRYSLGGLIENIKGIDATTATSKPINTYDRDRNKNRQLSGRFNYLLTEELDLDFAFTYNNRYSEYDNLFNYTDFNDYNKSKLFTGRLALNGSFLEDQWTSTLSYALMKLDRDSYSGGDVYDENWMPAGTEQTHNRFHGKTQTVNFDNELSFYEDFKTRFGLAYQKEEGSGDNHRSHSQNSKSIYLEQSLDFADRFFNTAGIRYDKNSKFGSKTTYRLTSRYNFNEMFALKGSFGTGFTTPNIYQIFGDGQWVKSNDDLKAETSRGYDFGIELKPVSNAVITMSVFETRYKNMINWSNANSNYSNLDRAKMKGFEAVATIEVNDQLALSGSYTYLDAKERKGNGEYEKMLRRPKHQITANVAYKPMANLTLNASAIYYGERKDSTFENPDITLKSFALFDVAGSYKINETFEVDAKIQNLFNKQYEFADGYRERGRSAYIGVTISL; from the coding sequence ATGATGTTACAGCAGTTTTCTAAAAAAGCGATTGCGCTCGCACTTCTTTCAGCGCTCTCTCTCTCTTACTCCGTGGCAGATCAGCGTGTTGAAACCACTGAAAATGACGATGAGATTATCTTTACGGCAAATCGTAGCGCAAGCCTTGTTAGTGAGGTTGGTAGCCAAAGCGTAGTGATCACAGGGCAAGAGATTCAAAACAGGCAATATCACACAGCGACGGAAGCTTTGATGCATCAACCTGGCGTGATTCTCAGTCAAAATGGGATCAATGGTCCTAGTTCTCTTTTTATTCGAGGTGCTGAGAGTAAAAATACATTAGTGCTAGTAGATGGTGTGCCTTTAGGTGATGCGATGGGGACGGGAAGAATCGTTGATTTCGGTCTTTTAGGTGCATTGTTAGATGTTAATCGTATTGAAGTTTTAAAAGGACCCCAAAGTGCCCTTTATGGAAGTTCAGCAATGGGAGGCGTAGTCCAGATCTTTACCAATAATCTAAACCAATCAGGGACAAAGCTACGCTTAATGGCAGGTTCTAAAGGTACAATTCAGACCAGTGCAACAACGGCGGGTCAAGTTGGTGATTTTCGCTACTCTTTAGGGGGCTTAATCGAAAATATCAAAGGTATTGATGCCACAACGGCAACGTCAAAGCCAATCAATACTTATGATCGTGATCGTAATAAGAATCGCCAATTATCAGGTCGATTTAACTATCTGTTAACAGAAGAATTAGATCTTGATTTTGCGTTTACCTATAATAATCGCTACTCCGAGTATGATAATCTTTTTAATTACACAGACTTTAACGATTACAATAAATCCAAGCTTTTTACGGGGAGGTTAGCACTTAACGGCTCTTTTTTAGAAGATCAATGGACCTCGACACTGAGCTACGCGTTAATGAAGCTTGATAGAGATAGTTATAGTGGTGGGGATGTTTATGATGAAAACTGGATGCCCGCAGGAACTGAGCAAACGCATAATCGTTTCCACGGTAAAACACAAACTGTAAATTTTGATAACGAGCTCAGTTTTTATGAAGATTTTAAGACTCGTTTTGGTTTAGCTTATCAAAAGGAAGAAGGTTCTGGTGATAATCACCGCAGTCACTCACAAAACAGTAAAAGCATCTATTTAGAGCAATCGCTCGATTTTGCTGATCGCTTTTTTAATACCGCCGGTATTCGTTATGATAAGAATTCAAAATTTGGTAGTAAAACAACTTATCGCTTAACCTCACGTTATAATTTTAATGAAATGTTTGCCCTTAAAGGGAGTTTTGGTACAGGATTTACTACGCCAAATATCTACCAAATCTTTGGGGATGGGCAGTGGGTGAAGTCAAATGATGATTTAAAAGCTGAAACAAGCCGTGGCTATGATTTTGGGATTGAGTTAAAACCTGTCAGTAATGCGGTGATTACGATGTCTGTATTTGAAACTCGTTATAAGAATATGATTAACTGGTCGAATGCAAATAGTAATTATAGCAATCTTGATCGCGCAAAAATGAAGGGGTTTGAGGCGGTTGCAACTATTGAGGTGAATGATCAGCTCGCACTTTCAGGAAGTTATACTTACCTTGATGCAAAAGAGAGAAAAGGCAATGGCGAGTATGAAAAAATGTTGCGCCGTCCTAAACATCAGATTACCGCAAATGTTGCTTATAAGCCGATGGCTAACCTTACCTTGAATGCTTCAGCTATTTATTATGGTGAGCGAAAAGACTCAACATTTGAAAATCCTGATATCACCTTAAAATCATTTGCACTATTTGATGTCGCTGGAAGTTATAAAATCAATGAGACCTTTGAAGTTGATGCAAAGATTCAGAATCTTTTCAATAAGCAATATGAGTTTGCCGATGGTTACCGTGAGCGTGGAAGATCGGCTTATATTGGAGTAACGATCTCTTTATAG
- a CDS encoding ABC transporter ATP-binding protein, with the protein MLSYTKEVWKPILTLSKMSAMLSNGEKLLQEISFTLPKGAKLAVIGANGSGKSTLMQGLLGMIPTMFEKYLIAERPFLNIALKERARLLSYIGQQQMPEAETTVWEWCELSRFPHTTSKAENESIIIEALTRCNALSFAGRRLMSLSGGERQRVYLAGILAQETPIIILDEVNAAMDPKYKEEMEVLLHSLTDKTIISVTHDMNSLHHYSHLLALKSGRSIAFGETHAILTKDLLSELFDYPFTEVWHDDRVRYF; encoded by the coding sequence TTGTTATCATACACAAAAGAAGTGTGGAAACCGATACTGACATTATCGAAGATGTCAGCGATGCTCTCTAATGGTGAAAAGTTATTACAAGAGATCTCTTTTACTTTACCCAAAGGGGCAAAGCTTGCGGTAATTGGGGCAAATGGATCAGGAAAGAGTACCTTGATGCAGGGGTTACTTGGGATGATTCCAACAATGTTTGAAAAGTATCTAATAGCTGAAAGACCTTTTTTAAACATCGCATTAAAAGAGCGAGCAAGACTTTTAAGTTATATTGGGCAGCAACAAATGCCGGAAGCAGAGACGACGGTTTGGGAATGGTGCGAGTTAAGCAGATTTCCCCATACGACTAGTAAAGCTGAGAATGAATCCATTATCATTGAGGCTTTGACGCGTTGTAACGCGCTCTCTTTTGCAGGAAGGCGCCTTATGAGTTTAAGTGGTGGGGAGCGGCAGAGGGTCTATCTTGCCGGTATTTTAGCGCAAGAGACGCCGATCATTATTTTAGATGAGGTTAATGCGGCGATGGATCCTAAATATAAAGAAGAGATGGAAGTCTTACTGCATTCACTAACGGATAAAACCATTATTTCAGTCACTCACGATATGAACTCGTTGCATCATTACAGCCATCTTTTAGCATTAAAATCTGGGAGGAGTATCGCTTTTGGTGAAACACACGCAATCTTAACGAAAGATTTATTATCAGAGCTGTTTGATTATCCCTTTACGGAAGTTTGGCATGATGATCGTGTGCGTTATTTTTAA
- the rlmN gene encoding 23S rRNA (adenine(2503)-C(2))-methyltransferase RlmN, with translation MLDIDIKVENVKRQTNLYSLTFDDLKEFCASIGEKPYRATQIMKWLYHKGIRSIDEMTDVSKKTREKLKEMTTLHLPEVIMDNLSDDGTRKWLVRLDSGNSIEMVYIPEDDRGTLCVSSQVGCALDCSFCATGKQGFNRNLAVEEIIGQLMIAKLLLNDFEEIDNFTPRKVTNIVFMGMGEPLLNYRNVISAMKIMLDDYGFGLSKRRVTLSTSGVVPALYRLKEDIDVALAISLHAPYNTLRDELVPINQKYPIETLLDACRNYIDGTNKKITWEYVLLRGVNDRDEDAHALARLIRNIPGKVNLIPFNPFDGVDYKTSDRKQIDHFRSILMGYGLVAVTRKTRGDDVDAACGQLAGKVKDRTKRTIEARELI, from the coding sequence ATGTTAGATATTGACATTAAAGTAGAAAACGTTAAACGTCAGACGAATCTTTATAGTCTGACGTTTGATGATTTAAAAGAGTTTTGTGCCTCAATTGGGGAGAAGCCTTATCGAGCAACACAGATTATGAAGTGGCTCTATCATAAAGGCATTCGCTCAATTGATGAGATGACAGACGTCTCAAAGAAAACACGAGAAAAACTCAAAGAGATGACAACCCTTCATCTTCCTGAAGTAATCATGGATAATCTTTCAGATGATGGGACTCGTAAATGGCTGGTACGCCTAGATTCTGGCAACTCTATTGAAATGGTCTACATTCCAGAAGATGATCGTGGAACACTGTGCGTTTCATCTCAAGTAGGTTGCGCGCTTGATTGCTCTTTTTGTGCAACAGGAAAACAAGGTTTTAATCGTAACCTTGCAGTAGAAGAGATTATTGGGCAATTAATGATTGCGAAATTGCTCTTAAATGATTTTGAAGAGATTGATAATTTTACCCCTCGTAAAGTGACGAATATTGTCTTTATGGGAATGGGCGAACCGCTGCTTAATTATCGTAATGTGATTTCAGCGATGAAAATTATGCTCGATGATTATGGTTTTGGATTGTCAAAACGTCGTGTGACTTTAAGTACCTCAGGAGTTGTTCCGGCGTTATATCGTCTTAAAGAAGATATTGATGTTGCGCTTGCGATTTCACTGCATGCGCCATATAACACATTGCGTGATGAGCTAGTGCCAATCAATCAAAAATATCCAATTGAGACACTATTAGATGCTTGTCGTAACTATATTGACGGAACGAATAAAAAGATCACATGGGAGTATGTATTACTCCGTGGTGTGAATGATCGTGATGAAGATGCGCATGCGCTTGCACGTTTAATTCGTAATATTCCAGGGAAAGTAAACCTTATTCCATTTAACCCATTTGATGGGGTGGACTATAAGACCTCAGATCGTAAGCAAATTGATCATTTTAGATCAATCTTAATGGGTTATGGGCTTGTTGCTGTTACTCGAAAAACTCGAGGCGATGATGTTGATGCGGCATGTGGTCAGCTTGCAGGGAAAGTGAAAGATCGTACAAAACGGACAATAGAAGCACGCGAGTTAATATAG